The Blattabacterium sp. DPU genome includes a window with the following:
- a CDS encoding Sec-independent protein translocase subunit TatA/TatB has protein sequence MKNLLFISIEESFFIIFIAVLVFGPKKIPDIARGLGEGIRYLRDAKMKIKNEIIRNNNNVDKSINKKEIDKEKKIKKCVPTYSIKRNK, from the coding sequence ATGAAAAATTTATTATTTATTAGTATAGAAGAAAGCTTTTTTATCATTTTTATAGCCGTACTTGTTTTTGGTCCTAAAAAAATACCAGATATAGCTAGGGGATTAGGAGAAGGCATCCGATATTTAAGAGATGCAAAAATGAAAATTAAAAATGAAATTATTCGGAATAATAATAATGTAGATAAATCTATTAATAAAAAAGAAATTGACAAAGAAAAAAAAATAAAAAAATGCGTACCTACATATTCTATAAAACGGAATAAGTAA